The Huiozyma naganishii CBS 8797 chromosome 1, complete genome genome window below encodes:
- the SNF5 gene encoding Snf5p (similar to Saccharomyces cerevisiae SNF5 (YBR289W); ancestral locus Anc_2.523): MNNMTSTNDAVPNATAGNSNSNTTGNVSNNGNTPRNFLSNIGTPAFNFSQIPQHILQSLSQAQLRAIQQRHQQLLMARIQQQQPQQHPAPQSQSQSPGQTQGQMQMPQSRENSNTNPATQMQQINIQQRLAQLAEQKNHGDTNPFNVNVPTPQQQRQPQQQQPFQQQQGPPPQQDSRKNSNVTQPINLPPQIAQLPLPTQLQVLNTLKQQAISKGNPTVVSAIMLAQKQVQQQIYQQQQQQQQQQQQQQQQGPSPPPQPQPPQSQQPQMTVQPQQAVSTRPASRSTSRNSSNVSTPGANRFVLMQQRMQSQLAAQQQQQEKRHQQLQKQQQLQQQKGQEKDKLPLGPTIRVGTPATTGAPTPSALNAASNNIQASQPMSMQQPQVQLQPGKTPQIGNQPTTVPFPVPSMPIFPPEPVPPLPLPAYQTINYDPPEMQIPKFNYWSTTLQKDKKTPTTDTLLYEQIIRRDKINLESQKKEKGGYEPFSIYGFSNKEYVSKLFHTLKYYQDLKNTRMQSITETSKGVPCASIWGPGYSGYGNGVTNSLTRVVPGWKDKFHFDELALYRQAMHETEEELVPIRLEFDQERDRFFLRDTLLWNRNDTLVSLEHFVEDMLGDFRFDKPYKSQLGDIILQSIREQIQEFQPNPYKEISKERLGGDDLRITIKLDIVVGQNQLIDQFEWDISNTDNCAEEFAENMCQELQLSGEFATAITHSIREQVHMYHKSLVLLGYSFDGSPVEDDDIRSRLLPVITVKDAFRPASEAKVFTPNLLQISAAELERLDKDKDRDTRRKRRQGRFNRRGFGAAASSANLANSASNTSGNTSGQSAFPTPSSGEVYLPDIADVPRTFRTPIPSTILPGGIDLGPQTESYTLETSTELRPRLERPERVPPPCQIIDNIPGKSLLISVILPKNKNLVHDPVKTEDSLTGGSQSMPAHVTEDEQRPGTVNRSPSTTVDRAADATTATPKIKQEEILQQSREQIATLQQVPAKTVPGAAGITAAEVPNGIQRSDTATPQSIATNEPSEQPDSEQAAQSATPNRTN; encoded by the coding sequence ATGAATAATATGACAAGCACGAACGATGCAGTCCCCAACGCCACAGCGGGCAACAGCAACTCCAATACTACAGGGAACGTCAGTAACAATGGCAACACACCTCGGAACTTTCTGAGCAATATTGGTACCCCAGCGTTTAACTTCTCGCAGATTCCACAGCATATACTACAGTCTCTTTCCCAGGCACAATTAAGGGCCATCCAACAGAGACACCAACAACTGCTAATGGCACGtatacaacaacaacaaccgcaACAGCACCCTGCACCACAGTCACAATCACAGTCGCCAGGCCAAACTCAAGGACAGATGCAGATGCCCCAGTCCAGAGAGAACAGCAACACGAACCCAGCTACGCAGATGCAGCAGATCAATATTCAGCAGAGGTTGGCTCAGCTGGCCGAGCAGAAAAACCATGGCGACACAAACCCTTTCAACGTGAACGTGCCGACACcccaacagcagcggcaaccgcaacaacaacagccgttccaacaacaacaaggacCCCCACCACAGCAGGACTCCCGCAAAAACTCCAACGTCACTCAGCCGATTAACTTGCCACCTCAAATAGCACAGCTGCCTCTGCCAACACAGCTACAAGTCCTGAATACTTTGAAGCAACAAGCGATAAGCAAGGGCAACCCAACTGTCGTATCCGCCATCATGCTTGCTCAGAAACAGGTGCAACAGCAAATAtaccaacaacagcaacagcaacagcaacagcaacagcaacagcaacagcaaggtccttcaccaccaccacaaccGCAACCTCCACAATCACAACAACCGCAGATGACCGTGCAACCGCAACAAGCTGTTTCCACGAGACCCGCATCAAGGTCTACGAGTAGAAACTCGTCCAACGTTTCTACTCCTGGTGCAAACCGGTTTGTTCTAATGCAACAGCGTATGCAAAGCCAATTGGCAgcgcaacaacagcagcaagagAAGCGCCACcaacagttgcaaaaacagcagcaacttcaacaacaaaaaggCCAGGAGAAGGACAAGCTTCCACTTGGTCCAACGATCCGTGTTGGTACTCCCGCCACAACAGGTGCGCCAACTCCATCTGCTTTGAACGCGGCTTCGAATAACATCCAGGCAAGCCAACCAATGTCTATGCAACAGCCGCAAGTACAATTGCAACCCGGAAAAACGCCACAGATAGGAAACCAGCCTACCACAGTGCCATTTCCAGTGCCTAGTATGCCAATTTTTCCCCCAGAGCCTGTCCCGCCGTTACCACTACCAGCGTACCAAACCATCAACTACGATCCACCTGAAATGCAAATTCCAAAGTTTAATTACTGGTCAACTACTTTACAAAAGGATAAGAAAACACCGACGACGGATACGTTGCTGTACGAACAAATAATTCGGAGGGATAAGATTAATCTGGAGTCtcaaaagaaggagaagggTGGATATGAACCCTTTAGTATCTATGGGTTCAGTAATAAAGAGTACGTCTCCAAGTTGTTCCATACTTTGAAGTACTACcaggatttgaagaatacGAGGATGCAATCCATCACAGAAACGTCCAAGGGTGTCCCCTGTGCCAGTATCTGGGGGCCAGGGTATAGTGGATACGGTAACGGGGTCACAAACTCTCTCACCAGGGTCGTGCCTGGATGGAAGGACAAATTCCATTTTGATGAACTCGCATTGTATAGACAGGCGATGCATgaaacagaggaagaactGGTTCCCATTAGACTGGAGTTTGATCAAGAGAGGGATAGATTTTTTTTGAGGGACACGCTTCTGTGGAATAGGAACGATACGCTCGTATCGTTGGAACATTTCGTGGAGGATATGCTTGGGGATTTCAGGTTTGACAAGCCGTACAAATCTCAGCTTGGAGATATCATTCTACAATCCATCAGGGAGCAGATCCAAGAGTTTCAACCGAATCCATACAAGGAGATCAGTAAAGAGAGATTGGGTGGCGATGACCTGAGGATAACCATCAAATTGGACATTGTCGTTGGACAGAACCAGCTCATTGACCAATTTGAATGGGACATATCGAACACGGATAATTGTGCCGAGGAATTTGCCGAGAATATGTGCCAGGAACTACAGCTCTCAGGAGAGTTTGCCACTGCTATTACGCATTCGATTCGCGAACAAGTCCACATGTACCATAAGTCGTTAGTGTTGTTGGGTTACTCTTTCGATGGATCACCCGTGGAGGATGATGATATAAGAAGTAGACTTCTGCCTGTCATCACGGTCAAGGATGCTTTCCGTCCTGCTTCCGAGGCAAAAGTCTTCACTCCAAACTTGCTGCAAATATCAGCTGCTGAGTTAGAAAGATTGGACAAAGATAAGGATAGGGACacaagaaggaagagaaGACAAGGGCGGTTCAACAGACGTGGGtttggtgctgctgctagTAGCGCAAATCTGGCGAACTCTGCGTCCAATACTTCGGGGAATACCAGCGGTCAATCTGCGTTCCCTACTCCTTCCTCGGGCGAGGTTTATTTGCCAGACATAGCGGATGTACCGAGGACTTTCCGTACACCAATTCCGAGCACCATTCTACCCGGTGGGATCGATTTGGGTCCACAAACGGAGTCGTATACACTGGAGACTAGCACAGAGTTGAGACCTAGATTAGAAAGACCCGAACGGGTCCCGCCACCATGTCAAATCATTGACAATATCCCAGGGAAGTCATTGCTGATATCTGTCATCCTACCTAAAAACAAGAATCTGGTACACGATCCAGTGAAAACTGAGGATAGTTTAACGGGCGGATCACAATCCATGCCCGCACATGTAACTGAAGATGAACAGCGTCCCGGCACGGTGAACCGCTCTCCGTCTACCACAGTAGACCGTGCAGCGGACGCGACCACGGCGACGCCAAAAATCAAGCAAGAGGAAATACTACAGCAATCAAGGGAACAGATAGCAACATTGCAACAGGTCCCAGCCAAGACTGTCCCCGGAGCCGCAGGTATTACCGCTGCAGAGGTGCCAAACGGCATCCAACGTTCTGACACGGCCACCCCGCAGAGTATCGCGACCAACGAACCCAGCGAGCAGCCAGACTCAGAGCAAGCAGCACAAAGTGCCACGCCAAACAGAACCAATTGA